In Erpetoichthys calabaricus chromosome 11, fErpCal1.3, whole genome shotgun sequence, the DNA window tctggatttttctgtgcgtacgcacaatcccgcttttgtgcttacgccatgttatagtgtgagttctacgcacggcgttatacatgaggccccaggtgactgacttggccattctgtatcatgaatcaatttgactgctgtatttagctggatttgagcagacaggatgtctctgaacacctcagaattcatttggctgcttctgtcctgtgtcacatcatcaataaacactagtgacccagtgccactggcagacatgcacgcccaagccatcacactgcctccctccaccgtgttttacagatgatgtgctatgctttggataatgagctgttccacgccttctccatacttttttcttgccatcattctggtagaggttggtcttggtttcatctgtccaaagaatgtttttccagaactgtgctggcttttttagatgttctttagcaaagtccaatctagcctttctattcttgaggcttatgagtggcttgcaccttgcagtgcaccctctggatttactttcatgcagtcttctctttatggtagacttggatatcgatacgcccgcctaccccctggagagtgttgttcacttggttggctgttgtgaaggggtttctcttcaccatggaaatgattctgcgatcatccaccactgttgtcttctgtggacgtccaggtctttttgtgttgctgagttcaccagtgcttgctttctttctcaagatgtaccaaactgtagcctttgccactcgtaatattggagcaatttttcggatgggtttgttctgtttttgcagcttaaggatggcttctttcacctgcagccaacaaagggcgcaaggcaggaaacaaagccagggcagggcgccagcccaccacagagagaCAGgtcatatatgtattttatattgttctTAGCCGTGTTGTAGGCTGAGTTTTCTTataatttcaaatacattttcagacatTGTTTTCTTTACACTGAAACATTTACACAGTTCTTAACCTGAAGACAGACTCTTCTAGGTACTGTGGGTCTGTAAGTTAAGTGTATATTCATTTGTTATGTCTTTCaacctttattttttataaatacattcttGTGACATCAGTTGTAAGCCAAAGCCATACAAAAAGCTTTTACACGcttcataaaaaatgttttagctctatacagtgcatccggaatgtattcccagcgcttcatcactgtttccacattttgttatgttacagccttattccaaaatggattaaattcattttttttccctcagaattctacacacaacaccccataatgacaacgtgaaaaaagtttacttgaggtttttgcaaatttactaaacataaaaaaactgagaaatcccatgtaggcctacataagtattcacagcctttgctcaatactttgttgatgcacctttggcagcaattccagcctcaagtcttgttgaatatgatgccacaagcttggcacacctgtccttggccagtttggcccattcctctttgcagcacctctcaagctccatcaggttggatgggaagcatcggtgcacagccattttaagatctctccagagatgttcaatcggattcatgtctgggctctggctgggccactcaaggacattcacagagttgtcctgaagccactcctttgatatcttggctgtgtgcttagggtcgttgtcctgctgagagatgaaccgtcgccccagtctgaggtcaagagcactctggagcaggttttcatccaggatgtctctgtacattgctgcagtcatctttccctttatcctgactagtctcccagtcccctcagcatgatgctgccaccatcatgcttcactgtagggatggtattggcctggtgatgagtggtgcctggtttcctccaaacatgacgcctggcattcacaccaaagagttcaatctttgtctcatcagaccagagaattttctttctaatggtctgagagtccttcaggtgccttttggcaaactccaggcggtctgccatgtgccttttactaaggaatggcttccgtctggccactctaccatacaggcctgattggtggattgctgcagagatggttgtccttctggaaggttctcctctttccacagaggacctctggagctctgacagagtgaccatcgggttcttggtctcctccctgactaaggcccttctcccccagtcgctcagtttagttggccggccagctctaggaagagtcctggtggttttgaacttcttccacttatggatgatggaggccactgtgatcattgggaccttcaaagcagcagaaatttttctgtaaccttccccagatttgtgcctctagacaatcctgtcttggatgtctacagacaattcctttgacttcatgcttggtttgtgctctgacatgaactgtcaaatgtgggaccttctatagacaggtgtgtgcctttccaaatcatgtccagtcaactgaatttaccacaggtggactccaatgaagctgcagaaacatctcaaggatgatcaggggaaacaggatgcacctgagctcaattttgagcttcatggccaaggctgtgaatacttatgtacatgggatttctcagtttttttatttttaataaatttgcaaaaacctcaagcaaacttttttcacgttgtcattatggggtgttgtgtgtagaattctgagggaaaaaaatgaatttaatccattttggaataaggctgtaacataacaaaatgtggaaaaagtgatgaagctctgtgaatactttccggatgcactgtatatcatgtattgccatccatccatccgttatccaatgCGCTATTTCTtcatacagggtcacgggggtctgttggagtgcaaggcaggaacaaacctcgggcagggcatcagcccaccgcagggcacaccaagcgcgcgcacacacacacacactagggaccatttaggattgccagtgcacctaacctgcatgtctttggacggtgggaagaaaaccaatgcagacacggggagaacatgcaaactctacgcggGGAGgccccgggaagcgaaaccagacaggtctccttactgcgaagcggcagcgctgcccactgcaccaccgtgctgccctattgccattcatccaaaacatattgagacgtgactttttgtgTATCGCCCAGCCCTGTATGACCGCTCGCCTGCCTCAGTGGGCCACAGGACACCAGGATTGACCCCTTGACTTCTGCGTGGACCTGCTGACATCTTTGCTTGTCTGTCCGCTCGTGTCCGGTAGCCCCTGTTATTCTTGCACCCTGAGCCCTGCTGAGTTCAGTCTCCGTTCCTGTGCTGCCACCTAATGGACTGTAAGGAAGCTCCTCGGCTGTTCTTTTTGTCCTGTAATCACCTTTTTGGAAAcgccatcatttaaaaaattacaaaaaaattggtgtgttaatttgaataaaaataagaagctgaaactttattttctgtcttttgcaCTTCACCCAACTCTGCATTTGCCACTTTTTGCTTTTTGTCATTTGAGTGCTGCTCTTATCCTTCTGGCAAGAAATGTTTGTCTTTCTCTCTTGCAGGACACTGGCGTTGGAATGAGCAAAGAGGAGTTGGTGTCAAATCTTGGGACCATTGCACGCTCTGGTTCAAAGGTAATGAATAACTTTGTAAAGTTGATGTCACAGTTAGCGACTTTCTAGAGAGGCCCTCGATATTCTTCTCTTCATGTGTCTTCAGACATTTATCTGTCCTGAGTTGTTCTTTTGGTAAGTTAGgtataacatattattattattttaatggggGTGTCCAATCTATACATAAACTGTCAAATGTGCTTAATACAATTCAGCGTCATATATTGGGGCGGTCAGTGCCAATCCCAACAGTATGAGGCCTTGAATAGAAGCCaggccatcacagggcccactcacacccCTACCCTCACAAAGAGCCTGCGTCATGGTAGGGAAGAAAACCTCGATCagcacagggaggacatgcaactCTCTGTAAGGCCAAAGCGCCGGCCACTGCCCTGCTGGACTGCATATTCCAAAGTTCGGCTCCTCCTGATAGTTATCAGTGTCACAGTTGGGTTGTTTTAGGTTCTGTTTTCTTAAGGTTAGAAATCGCAAGCTGGTGCGAAACTTGCTGTGGTATCCTGTGCATACTTGTGCATAGCACATGACATCCCGGGACGCCACATGGTCACCGGATATTGGCGGCCATCTTAAGCAGGGGTGAGCTGTATGCTCCGTGATGATCAGAAATGACGGCGCACATCTACTCAGGCCTGCACAGGGTCTTTGTGTTTTTTACGTTTGGCCTGTTTCCACCCCTGAAGCCCCCCAGACTTTGCCCTTTGATAATGATCTCGAGCTTTGGTTAACAAGCCCTGCTTGTGGTTTGAAGTAAACGTCGATATCACTCTCAAAAAGGAAGGATGGTGAGCCGTTTTGATGTTTTACTTCTCTATGAGAATGTCGTGCTTATATGCGAGAGGTCTTGACATCTCTCGTCTGGCGGCACATCACTTGCCTGTTTACTCAGCTCAGTCTGTAAAGTTGTCACGTTTTTGTAGAATTCTTCTCTTCACTACTTGCTCACCTAATAAGTTGGTATCTccgttattatttttatttaattgaccTTTGTTTCCTTGGACACTCCTTGTGCTAAGGGTCTTTCCGTCTGCTTTCCCAACAGGCATTCCTTGATGCCCTGCAGAACCAGTCAGAGGCAAGCAGCAAGATTATTGGTCAGTTTGGTGTGGGCTTTTATTCTGCTTTTATGGTGGCTGACAAGGTGGATGTTTACTCCAAGTCTGCCGAGCCGGACAGCGATGGGTATAAATGGTCATCTGACGGGTAAGATTCATGGCCGCAGGATATCGACAGCATCTGGCGAGCACTATACTAGTGGATATTTGAAACTTCATTTCTTATTTGTAGTTTTATGTGGTGTTTAAAGTGTTAGGAATGCTTTCTtccatcatttattttcattcatagGTAAATGTGTAAAGGCTCTTTTGTTTCTTATTAGGGTGtgaacatcatttttaaaagatcATCACATTCAGCCCATCGTATCTTCTCAGCGTCTGTTCAGTTAACTTGAGACTTGAAAAGTTCACTAAATCCTACTGTCTGTTCCTGCTTGTTCTGTTACTCCAtatattgatattattttgtgTGAAATTCTAGTTTGTTCATGTTGTGCAAAACCTTCCACCTGTACCCCCATCTTCCAGCTGAAAGAGCTCACTTTATAGTTCAGGCTGACATGCCCCCCCACATTATATTCTGAATTACTAGTGAAGCTGTAATGGAATCCTGGGTAAATACCCTGAACAGTGCCATCTGTTGGTGTCCTCTGGCACTGCGCTGTTATCCATTCACATGTTCTGTAGCATCTGCCAAAGGATGCCAGGGGGCACTCTGAGGGGTACAGGGAACAAACAAGAAAGGTGACCAACATGCCTTTTACAAGTTTAAAAGCTTAcggttttatttattgtcaaagtTGTCAAGTGACAGTGTTggcacaaaaaatgcaaaatctcaTTTGATCCTTGATCTTGATGTTCATGTATCTAGTTCACAGCTGTAGAGTGCGCTGTAAGATTAAATGGACGGGATTTCAATTGTGGTAAAGTCACAGGACAGGCGTGGCCGAGTGCCACCTACGATGCCACTGAGAACTTGACTGCTGATTTAGCTCGTGCTCAGTTTTTATGACTGCAGTCCACTCCATAGAGATGTGTACTGTGCTGGTGTGGCCATTCTTCCAGTAAGGTCCTCTTGAGTTACGTCCGTGTAGAATGTTTGAAGCTGGTCACCTAAACCAAACACAAAGCCGGGGTGTCACATTACGTCTGTCACTAGAGAGGTGTAGTGTATGTGTGATGAGATGGGGTGAATGTCACTCGGCTTCTTCTAAAACTCTTTGCCAGCCTTGTGGAAATACAGAAGCAGCGGTGCTGTGTTTCTGAGCAGCCTTTGATGGGGTCAGTCCACAAGGACACTGGAGAACCATCTTAACATTCTGTGGCAAATGGAAAGGGTGCTCTTTTTATACTGCTTGACTgaaatggtatggacatgtgatgagtaGAAACCAAGAATATGTGGGCAAGAGAGTGGTGGAAATGGAAGTgcggaggaagaggaagaggggaGGCTGAAGTGGaggtggataataataataattcattatatttatatagcgctggaTAAAGGAGAAGGTGCAGGGCCGATAGGTGTGACGAAGGTTGATCAGTCACACCAgctgcacacagacagacagacagatgatgatgatgacgacgatGATAAAAGGCTGTACTGTTACATGATAAATGTACTGTGTGTGTAAACTCGTGCAGACTGAAAGGAGCACACCAAGTGTGGGAGGTCCGTCACAATCCATCGTTCTTCACTGACGCCTTTAGACATCTCCATCAGAGTGTAAGAAGCACAGCAAATACTTGCGGACCAAAATGGTGGAAGAGCAGGACTGATATGGGGTCAACATTTGGCCGACAGTCAGGCTCTCATGGAGGATCAATCTAAAGACACGAGAACATAACAGTCATAATGTGTACAAAACAGGGGCGTTTGTATGATTGGTTTAAGACTGCGAACAGGCCAGACATCACTAAACCGACCGTGCATAGCCGTTCTTGAGCATGGCACTTGACGCCGCTGAGCAGTGTTACCGCCCGACCATAAAGGCCTTACACTACAAGTTCATTTTTAGAATTCGAGGAAACTCGAGGGCAGTCACGGGGGTGAGCTGTGAGCTTTTATCGTGTTgtgtgtcatttttaacttttggtTTGTTTTCTATTCCAAACTAGCTCAGGTGTGTTTGAAGTTGCCAAAGCCAGCGGCGTTAGACTGGGAACAAAAATTGTTGTTCACCTCAAGGATGAATGCAAGGAATTTGCTTCAGAAGACCGGGTCAAAGGTAAGAATGTTTAGAGGCCTTATGTAATAAGAGTCGTAAAACTAATTTACTGCCTTTGACAATCTGAACACATTCACTGACACCTGAATATCAATGTGCCCCAATCAGAACTCTCATCCTTACCTCAGGACACATTTGTTATCGAGGCATAAAGCCTAACGTTACTGCAGAGAGGGACTGCCGATTGACATGCTGGGGTGGCAGGTGGCTGTGTGCAGCTCGACAGCTTGTTTGGCTCCTTACTTTCCCGCATACAGAGCCCACTGAATTGCATGTGCGTCACCACTTTACGGAGCCATAGTAGTGAGTGGAACCACTGTACCTCGAAACTGCTGTCTTCCTTACCTAAAATTCTCGGGACACGTTTGTCCTAAATGCATACAACATAAATTACAGGTGAATTGCAAGAATGAGAAGGGCTGTTAGGAATGCAGATATCCATCTCAGCTATGACATTTGAGGTCACGTGTGTACAGCCAAGAGCCACAGCAGGAAAAGTCAACGACTAAAATGCTGTCTTCCCGGTTTTAACTGACTGATGGTGGCATCCATTGTAAGCTTGGAGacacaaaacagtaaaacatgAGGACGTCTCCTTCGAGCTCTTGCTGGCCCTGAGGCTCTACGTTACGTGGGCCAGCGGTAAGAAGTTCACTGCTCTTAATGAAGGATTCCCCTGCAACACCGCTGGCATTAGACTTTGTTATTGATGCTAATATTTgatgtcttcatttatttttagatgtGTTCTTGTTTGTTTTCCAGAGATTGTGACTAAATACAGCAATTTTGTTAGTTTCCCCATCTTCCTGAATGGCAGGCGACTAAACACTCTGCAGGTGAGACGTGGGTCTTCTTCTTTTCCAGACAGTACATCTTTGGCCTTGTTGGGTGGTGCGAGGCATGTTAAGTGCTTAGTGAAGTGACAACTGAGCCGGGGCCGCTAAGCCCACGGGCCCCCTTTGGGCAGCTAACAACTACTTGTCAACAGATGCCAGGTGGGCTTTCTACCTGAGTGTCACAGCAGAGCACTCTTGTCATCTGTTGGGAGATGCGTCTTCACACAATGCACTTCTGCCTTTCTCTGTCCTCACGAGTGTTCTCTCTGCTCGGTTTACTTTCTTGATGGCATGTcacattcagattttttttttttcccccccaggcATTGTGGTTGTCGGACCCCAAAGAGATCAGTGACTGGCAGCATGAAGAATTTTATCGGTATATTGCACAGGCTTATGATAAACCACGATATGTTCTGCATTATCGGACTGATGCGCCACTTAACATCCGCAGCATCTTCTATGTGCCAGAAATGGTAATGGTTGGCTCCAGCAGTTTGTTTAATGCTAAAATGAAGACGTGACTGTCAAGGCAGACCTGCAGTTAGATACGCTGTGATGTGCTGTTCCTACAGTTTAAAATGTTTGGATATTTGATACCTCACTGATGACACCGTGCAGAATTGCCACATTAGATGCCCATCCATTTCATGCCGATTACTCTGGCAGTGTCTTTGAATACTAAATGTACAGGTCTACGTGTGAATGATCCGGGGAGAAGGACCGACTCAGATGGCTTTTTACAATGTGTCTTTCAGCAGCAGGTGTGTGTCTGTGACAAGTGACTTTTTGTCTTTACTTTAGTGGACTGTGCAGGTACAGAGTGTGCCATGGCGCTGTCTTTCATTGGGCCCCTTCACTTCTTGGCGTAGAGGTGCACATCTTGCCTGCGTGCTGAGATCATTGATCATTAAGGACTTTTTACAGTTGGAGTGTCGTCAGTGTGCGTGTGCCTGGTTTTTATTTCGTCTTTGATCTTTAATTTTAAGAAAGAGTTAATTGTATTAAACAAGGCTGCCCTGTCATGGCACGGCTGGGAagatggttctgcatgtgaaaaGAGTCCATTCAGTCCACTCACTATACATAAAGAAACATAGCAGTGACTTATAATGCGGAGATGTTCAAGTTTGAGGACACCCAGTTGATGTTTTCTGTGAAAGATGCCAGCTAGTCAAGCACCTCAGAATTTGATGAGGAGGAGGAGATAGCTGATTTGAAGCTCATTGCAGCTGGGAGTCGGAGGGGCAAGTCAGCTGGCACTAGAGGGGAGTGCAGAGCAGAACAGGTGGGTAACCGTCAAGACATTTATAGAAGGGTACAGGGGATGTAATCAATGGTTGGTTTGAAACTAAAACCCCAGTGAGGACTGAGACCCGTCTGGATTGGTTTGGGGAGGCTGTCATAACCTAACAATATCCCGAAGGTGTGACTCTGtaaagtaacataacattctcaaagctgGGTCATCCACTTCAGGGTCAAGGGGGCCATGGCTGTGTCCAGGACAAACCCAGCGAACCAAATGAGAGTAGAAGTGTGGAAGTGTCCAATGACTGCACATTGACAAAGATCTGCTGTCGGGCTGACCATTAAGGCAAATGCCAATAGCTAACAGACTCCGGCATGTAAATCTCAAAGTGTAGTGAGCAGGGTTGGTGCGCCTCTTGGCACTGACGAACTAGGCGGGGTCAGAGGACATGCCACTCGacgaggctgtaacataaaagacGGGTCTGTTAGAAGACCCCCAGACGGTAAATGAATTGACTGAAGGACCTAATGAGCACTATTTTTACCCTTGTGTGCCGTTTTCAACGCATCTTCTCGGACTTTGTCAATTTCAGTGTAGTCGCTCTGCCTTTCATGAGGTGTGTGCTAATTTGATGTCATGTCATTCGGTAGTAAGTTGTGACCCATTTCTTTACCACATAACATTGTTTTGCTACCACATTTCTTATTCAGAAGCCTTCCATGTTTGACGTGAGCCGTGAGATGGGCTCCAGTGTCGCCTTGTACAGCAGAAAGGTCCTCATCCAGACGAAGGCGTCGGACATTCTCCCCAAGTGGCTCCGTTTCTTGCGTGGTAAGAGAGGTCTGAAATGTAACGTGGTGACCACGCAGTGGCACTTTTGTTTCTGTTACTCCATTGTCTGGATGGCTTCAGTGACTCGAGGCTTTGGCTTCTTACCTGGAGTGTTCGCCCTTCTGTGATGAGCAGCTTGTTGGGGTGTTTCTGAGTTGAGGTGGAGCCATTTTGAGATGTGTATTAATAAGAGAATTTTGAATTTGTCATGATATCGGACACCGTCTTTATCTTTGCTGTTTCTGTTTAGGTGTCGTTGACAGTGAAGACATCCCCCTGAACCTCAGCAGAGAGCTACTTCAGGAGAGTACACTCATCAGGTTAGCAGATGGTTCACAGTCCACGTCTCTGCCCGTCCTTACATCATCCACACTAAGTTACCGAACGTGCCCCTTGACGTCCTTAAATTTCCAGTCCACTGTTTGGCACCTGAACCCTTCCACATTTCGCTCCTCTTTCAAGTCCACAGGCACAGCACCCATAACTGCACACAAAGCAACAGCTGGGGTCTTTCATTTGTCGTCTTTGCCATCAACTGTTGATGCGCCTGGCACAACACGCTTATGGTGGACATGGTGACCTCACATTTgatgaatttgttttttatgatgttgcagttatgggggggggggcaccttTAGGATGGGCAGCTGCACCCTCATCACttgcagaattaatttgaaagtcAGACACAAACGTAGTGGAGCCCTTGTTCGCTGCAGCGCCAATCACTTGATGTAATTGTTGAGTTGCCCTGAGTTGTGCTTGTGCCCCGTTTCATGTGATGTTTGTCTTGTATCTTTCCCAGGAAACTAAGAGATGTTTTACAGAAAAGGATTGTGAAGTTTTTTGTCGATCAAAGCCACAAGGAGCCAGAGAAGTACAGGAGATTCTTCGAGGACTATGGGCTCTTCATCCGGGAGGGCATTGTCACCTTAGCTGAACAGGAGGTCAAGGTGCGGGCGCTCTCATCAGTACCACATGGGGAGGGAGATCTTTAGGGTTAATGAAGCCAGTAAAAGCACTTATGGAGGTCTGGGAGATGTCCGAGGTGCTCTTTGTGCTCGCCACTTCTGTAGGCAGCATTAATGTCTCCACTGGAAACGGGTGAATGGTGATTTTCATTTCTTCAGCAGTTTTACATTCACTGTCCTTCATTCTTTAGGAAGACATTGGGAAATTGCTGCGGTTTGAATCCTCCGTTCTCCCAGAGGGTCAGCAAACAAGTTTACAAGAGTACGCAGAGAGAATGAAGGCTGGCACACGTAATATTTATTACCTCTGTGCCCCTAACAGGCACCTGGCTGAGCATTCACCATACTTTGAAGCCATGCAGAAGAAAGACATGGAGGTAGGTGGGTCTCGAAAGTGGCAAGGAGTGCTTTCTGTTCGTTTGTTTTTTAACAAGTCAGTGTGAAGCCATGCCACTTGTGTACCCCACTGCCAAGGAATCCTTCGTTCTGCTTTTGTAGGTCCTATTCTGCTATGAGCAGTTTGATGAACTGACTCTCTTACACTTGCGGGAGTTTGACAAAAAGAAGCTCATTTCTGTGGAGACCGACATTGTGGTAGATCACTACAAGGAAGAGAAGTTTGAAGACTCAAAGCCAGGTGGGCACTTCATCACTCACCAGTTTTACGTTGGCACATCACTGGAGTATTGTCATGTCAAGAAGGAAAAGTGCTGTGTGTATCGTGGCCATTTGTAAAGGGGATGTCGACGTCAAGTGGGCCTTCTTGGTCACCCTCGCGTTGGCACGGTCACTGCTGCTCAGTCCAGTACGTTGTAGCGCTGCGTTTATACGACACGACTGAAAACGCCAAACCCTCTCTGTGTCATTAGGATGCACGATAAGTGATATCGGCAAGACGTTGAGGTGACCCTTGTTAATGACAAGTCACTTTTTAGTATCTCGAACCTTCATGTGGCCTCCTTAGCATTAAGTGTATCCCTGGAAAACGAGCCAAAGCGTCGATACTCTCAACAACAACCTAATGTTGTTCTGTGTAACTAACCTAGATCAGTAAATACCAGAATGTCCGCTGAATCTCAAGGTACGGAGAGTGTCCCCTGCATATTCGTGTGACGTGTTGTTTAGAGAGATTCTCTAAGCCACGTGGCTCTGTTCAAGTAGACTGTTTGCTCACGAGAGGGTAGAGTGGCGCTGCCTGACCTGCATGATCGACACCCCCATTGTGGCACAAGACACATAGCGACTTCCACATGTCCCCTAACAGGAACATTAACACCTGAGGCACTGTCAGCAGTGCTTGGGGGGCCGAcacctttcttgtccttccacttgtgCCCACACAGCTGAAGTCCCCAGGCATATCGCAGTGGTTTGCTCAAACCCTAATTTAGAAAGTGCACCTCATTAATGCTGTAACTGTGGTCAAGTAAAGGACCGATGATGTAACGACGCCATGTTGACCGTACTTGCCATCCCACTTGTATCCAGAGCTGGACACTGAATCGATTGTCCCGTATCCTCGACGGCCTTCTCTTATAACCCATGAGACTTCAGTCAATACTTACGTCACAATCAGGAACACTGAAGATCGCCTGATACACGTCCTGCAGTTTAGCTGCTGGCTAAGTTGCTTCATCGTAGTCATCGTTCTTAGTAaaatgcagatatttcataattggTGAAAAACGATACTCGCTCATAACTTCATCGAAAATGGTGGCCTGCAGCAAGCAGTTTGTGAACCAGTGCCATCTCTGGACTGGTTTAAGCACCGTGCCCTGAAACACCCACATGTCGTCTGCAGTGACTGTTTACTCCACCACACTGTCATTGACAAGAAGAATCAGGATCAAAAGACCTCTTTAGACCGGGTCACCCGTAAATGGGCATTAATATGAAGCTGACACCAGAAACGGGCATTAATGAAACTTGGCAGGGTGAAATTTACCAGACTGGGTTAAGGTGGTTCACTTTAAGGTTGTTCTAGAactgccattgtgtttttggttgaaagctcctcctcagtcatgaatattaatgagttaccgTATAGTGAGGTCAGCTTTGTGGTTtaatccactaggtggcagcagaatACCATCTGGCGAGTTATTCAGACTTGGTACTGTAAAGTGGACATTTACATGTCACCCCGTGGCTTAACTGGATTTACACACTCGAGGTTAATGCCGTTTGCCCGTGCTCATTGTACCCAAGGTGCCCAGCCAGTGGCGGGCGAAACCCCAAAGATGTAGCTTTAGGACCTGAAGTGGCTCGTTAGCTGTCGCCAGTGTTGAGGAGTGGCACCCTAAGGAGTCTGCCACCATTTTCATCTTCATCTTATGCCTTAATGCTCGTATGTCACTGAATGGAACCTGCAGCATGTGCAGCCATGTCACAAGTTCCATCACCGCTGGCCTTTTCACTGTTTGCAAACTGCACCAAAGACCCTGGGAATTACAgccatgccatctgttggagtgtaGCTGCTGGCATGGTGAGGTGACCCCCTTAGCGGTGCCGCAGACACTCCAGTATGTCTCACTGAGGGGTCAGTTGTCAGTCACCAGTGGGTTTGTTGCCATCATTGTGCCTTGTTCAGACTACATGAGGCCCGCTGTAGGGTGTGTAAGTCTGACATACCCGCTGTTCAGTTTACCTCACTTGTGTTTTGTGGCATGAAGGACGAGTGTGACAAgttagttatttctttacaaacgtGCTACACGTGTATTTGCTGTGTCCCACAGTCCAGCATTT includes these proteins:
- the trap1 gene encoding heat shock protein 75 kDa, mitochondrial, producing MFLSTGLRASLRTGLRLPLVWRGVCSINSTYAARVGSGGISSQWPASWSCGSRSHLPVVTGSFPSCQPYSSQQAESKEEEPLHSIISDTEDVEGSSFQHEFQAETKKLLNIVARSLYSEKEVFIRELISNCSDALEKLRHRLLTLEGESSPMEIHLKTNPEKRTIVIQDTGVGMSKEELVSNLGTIARSGSKAFLDALQNQSEASSKIIGQFGVGFYSAFMVADKVDVYSKSAEPDSDGYKWSSDGSGVFEVAKASGVRLGTKIVVHLKDECKEFASEDRVKEIVTKYSNFVSFPIFLNGRRLNTLQALWLSDPKEISDWQHEEFYRYIAQAYDKPRYVLHYRTDAPLNIRSIFYVPEMKPSMFDVSREMGSSVALYSRKVLIQTKASDILPKWLRFLRGVVDSEDIPLNLSRELLQESTLIRKLRDVLQKRIVKFFVDQSHKEPEKYRRFFEDYGLFIREGIVTLAEQEVKEDIGKLLRFESSVLPEGQQTSLQEYAERMKAGTRNIYYLCAPNRHLAEHSPYFEAMQKKDMEVLFCYEQFDELTLLHLREFDKKKLISVETDIVVDHYKEEKFEDSKPASERLTEKQAEELMAWMKSGLGSRIANVKVTPRLDTHPAMITVLEMGAARHFLRTQQLAKTSEERAQILQPTLEINTGHDLVKKMDALRNSDPHLAELLLEQIYDNAMIAAGLNDDPRPMVGRLTQLLTKALEKH